The Chryseobacterium phocaeense genome includes the window CAGACGTTACCCTCATCCTTTCTGTATTGTTGGATCGGGTAACAAAATCCTGGGCATCTGTTGTTCCGATAAAGTTAGTAGCAGGTGTCGTTCCGGCATTACCGGTCTTGCTCCAGTTATTTGCGGCACCAAAGGTTGCTGCGGAAAGTTGTCTCAAGTTTCCGTTGGCGTCTGTAGTAATAACGTTATCTGCTGCTGCCCCTGTAGGTAAAGTACGTACCCTCGCCCCGCCGTTTACATCTAAAGTATTGGTAGGAGCATTATTGGCAATACCGATATTTCCTGTAGCATGTTCAATGAAAAGCCTGTTAATGGTTCCCGTTCGTAAACTTAAATTAGAAGCTGAACTGGATCCGTAAAATACAGCATCGCTATTATTTTGAATCCCCCAGGTATTGGTAATTGCACCGTCGGTAATGGTCCCTTGTAAAAACTGGTTCGTGGCCAGTGCAGTTGTTCGGGCAATTACTGCCTGAGTAGAAGGAGTTGATACTACAACAAGTTTTCCTTCAGGAGTAGCAGTGCCTATACCCACATTTCCTGCTGATGTTACTCTCATTTTTTCAGTATTATTCGTACGTGTTACAAAATCCTGAGCATCAGTAGTTCCTATAAAATTAGTGGCAGGATCTGTAGCAGCGTTTCCCAATTTAGTCCAATTGCTGTTAGCACTGAAAGTCCCTGAAGCAACCTGTCTCAAATTCCCGTTAGCATCAGCAGTTACGATATTGTCTGCCACTGCGCCGGCTGCCAGTGTACGCACTCTCACGCCTCCGTTTACGTCAACAAGAGCGGTGGGCGCCGCTGTACCGAAACCGATGTTACCCGTAGAGGTTACTCTTACTCTCTCAATATTATTGGACCGGGTAACAAAATCCTGGGCGTCCGTGGTTCCGATAAAATTAGCAGTAGGTGTAGTCCCTGCATTTCCTGTCTTGCTCCAATTGTTTGTGGCACCCAGAGTAGTTCCTGTAACCTGTCTTAAATTTCCGTTCGCATCTGTAGTAATTACATTATCCGTTGGCGTTCCTGTCGGTAAAGTACGCACTCTTGCATTTCCATTCACATCTAGCAGTGCTGTTGGAGCAGTAGTGCCGATACCGGTATTACCTAATTCATTTATTGTCATCCTGTTGGTGCCGGAAGTCGAAATCTTCAAATCGGTTAAGTTGGTAGTTCCATCACCTAAATAAGTAGAAGTAATGTTGGATGAATTTGTAAAAGTAAAATTTTCTCCTATTCTAGGATTAAAATACAATCCCCCTATTATATCACCGCTAATAAGATTGGTTGGAGCGGCTGCAGTTCCTCTGGCGCTACCCAGAAAAAAGCCCGGTGCAGTGGAAGTTCCAAAACCATTGAAATATATATCATTTCCGGATCCGCCACCAGCGTTATCCGAAACAATGTCTATTTTGCCCAGTGGGGTTGAAGTCCCAAAGCCTAATCTGTTGTTGGCTCCATCCACAGAGAAGTTATTCCCCGCTATTGAAAATCCATTGACCTGATTGGTATTAAAGGTCAGTGTATTTCCTCCCTGGGAAACAATTCTATTACCGGAAAGTGTCCCGTTTGAGTTATAAATGTTAATATTCGGATTGAGCTTTGCCCAGACCGTACCGTCAAAATAATAGTACCCGACAGCATCAATATTCAAAGCGGTTCCTGTTTGTGCTCCGGTATCAATACTTTGTACGTAAATCATCGTAGAAACCGGTGCAGAGGTCATATTTTGAGCTCTTTCCCTGTCTACTCTCGGAATTAATAGTCCATCAATGAGGGTAGTGGGCCCGGTACTGTTCTTTGCGGTAATATCTAAGGTAGACTGTGGAGAATCAGTAAGAATACCTACCTGTGCTTTCATCTGTATTGTAGAGGTAACCGCTACCGTTACAATAAAAAAGGAAATCTTTTTCATATTTTGTTAAGTTTAAGTGATTAAATTTGTGATTAGTATTATATAATTAATAATATGATGTGGTATTGTAAATATAATGAATATATTTTTTTTATTATTTACTTTTAAATGTTAAATTTCACGGTATTTTGAAATAAATTTTAAAATTTTTCTTAATCCGAATTTATTTCTGTAAGCATGTCGAAAATAATCAATAGGGAGAACAGCAAAGGGTTGCTTTATCAGAGTATAACGGGGAAGGGTGAGACAAAAAAGCTTGCGTATTTCTGTAGAGTCATAGGGTGAGGTATAGATGTATTGCTATAATTCGTAATCTTACCTAATGCATTTACATCTTTCCAGCTCTGAAATCCCTACATAATCGCCTGAGCCGAAAAGTATTAATTGTAACAGGCATTTCAGGATGTACCATTTCAATAGCGAATGGCCCAATAATCTGATCTGCGAAAAATAAAAGTCTCTATATTGATGTAAAGACTTGGTTATCAAATTTAATTCGAAAGGATCCGAACCTTTGAGATCCCCATTAAAATAGGAATGTTCTATTCAGCTGATCTTTTATGATGCTGTTATAAAGCAAAAAAGACTTCACATTTCTGTAAAGTCTTTTTCAGTGAACTTGGAAGGATTATCTTCGAACCGTCTGATACAAGATTTGAATTGGATTCTGAAATTAAATATTTGATTATGAACTGTTTGTGTTTGTGTTCGGAGAGTTCGAATCCTTTTGCGATATGTTGACGGGAGCGATTTTTCGAACTTTTGTCCTAATATTTTAAGAAGTATAATTGTCAATATTTTGGTTTTTAGTACTTTAGGATTTGTAATTCAAGTTCGAATCCTCTTGCCATATTGATTTTTATTAATTTTTCGGACTATTTTAATGGCCAAAATACGTATTTTACAAATTGGAGTTGATAATAATCAGCTCCAATTTAGTTTATAAAAGAAATGTATTTTTATATATTTTTAATCATGATGTTGATTATAAGTTTTATAATTTCATTTTTTTTACATGAAAGGGAGAGGAGTGGAATTGTTTTTTTATTTCTCTTGTATCTGACAAGTAAGATTGGTATCGGGGACTTATACCAATTCTGCAGTCAATGGGCAATAATTTCTTTTAAATTACGGATTCCCGTAGCTGTTATCAATAGTATTTTATTTTTTTTGCCTAAATTTAGCTATAAAGTATTGACCAAAAATGAATTCTTAGCAAAAAATGTTTGTAGCGTGTAACTTTTGCAACACGATTGGCATGTAGAATTCGATTAAGTTTTTATGAGAAGAGATCAAGGTCTATATAGTAAATATGATCAGCTGCTGCCTTCAAAATTTAGAGGTGGCTATCTTATCATTGCCCTAGATGAAAAGATAAAGTTCGGCGAACTGGATGAATACTTTACTTTGAATGATATTGAGTTCATTCTGCGGGAGATTAGCTTTGAATTTGAGCAGGAATCCGTGAGGCAGTGGTCTCAGATTAAAGATGATCTGCTAAATTACCTTATTGCAAATCACCCAGAGGAACCCGGTAGATATTACCTAACGGAATATGCTAAAGGAGTTTTAGATTTGATGCGTAATAAGCTAGAAAATCCTTATAAGAATCAGCCTTTAAAAGAGAATTTTGAGAAATGTTTTTCTATTCTACCGCAAGAGATCAAGGATATCAATGATCTTGAAAGGAAATTCGGAAGATTATTTATTGCGGGACCAAAAAAAATAATCATTGATCATCTAGAGGGGCTTGAGGACGAGCTTAGAGACGCCTATCTTATGTTAAATGGTCTTCTAGACAATCAGGGACAGGAGGCTGTGGAGATGGTGAGGGCATTCGCGCTTACCTTCCGGAAATTTGGTGAGCGTGCGCAAGATATTACTGATGCAATGCGAAGCAAGGATAGATTTCTAAAGGATCTTGGTGATGTGGTCGATTTTTTTTATAGAGAAATGGACGAAGGGAGAAGTTTGGAGGATAGCGATAAAAAGAAAAAACTCAATGAAAATTGGGAACGTTCCAGAGCGATCTATGCCGACATAGAGATTTTCTTTAATGCTGTTGAGCGTAAGATTAATGGTGCCCGTAGGCAGATTTTCAATGCAAGTGAGAAGCTCAGCGAGTTACAGGAATATTTTTCCAGCCGGTCCAATTATAGACTGAAAGTTCAGAAACTGCTTGTCTATCTTTTGGAGACGTCATCCTTTGGTGAGGATGAAATTAATGTGGATACGGATTTTCCATTGAAAAACCTGGTGTATGAGCAGCCTAGGATGTTCCACCAAAAGCATTATGAATTTGTTGATCGAGCACCAAATAGAGTAATTGTTGTTTTACCCGATCCTTTATATGAGCACCAGGAGCGCGAAAAGATCGATCAGGAAGTTTCACGACAGCAGGTTATAAACATATGGGTCGAAAAGTTAACAGAGCAGCTCGTAAATGAAAAGGATCTATCATTGGAAAGGGAAATGCGTCGGATTATCGATGACCAAGGTGATTTTAGTGTTGCATATGGAGTTGCTGCCGAACTTATTGCACTTGCCTCAACGGAGCAAGGAATACAGATCGATATTCGCCAGCAGCTCACCGAAATTCAAAAAGAAAATTTGACAACATGGATAACAAAGATAACGATGTAATTTCTTATGCTTTTTTGGCCAAAGAAAATATTGAGAAGCATTTTGCAGATATCAATTTAAAGCTACTCTCGGGTAGGCATATCGATGAGCGGGATTATCTAGCTTTCAACTTAATTGAAGATAATCTCGAGCATTGGAAAACATTTTACGGAAGGTTGTACAGATTAGATCTTGTTTCGGGCAATTTTGATGGGCAGTTTTGCTTTTACTTGAATTTTTTTGACGATTCCAAAGGACTATTTCTGGACTATTCCCGCCATAGGGTCATTAGTTCTACCCAGACACTTATTGGACTTATGTTGATCGACATTTATTATAAGCGGTTTTTCGATGAGAATAAAATCGTAAAATGGTCTGATCTCCGCAATATCATTTTAGAAGGTGAACTACAGCATTCCTACAAAAAAGTACTCTTCGGTGAAGTTCGTGAGTCCAACAGCTATGATGCCCGGGAATGGGGAAATGTCTATCGCAAGTTCAATAAAACTATTGATCTTTTTGATAAAATAGGTTGGGTAGAGAAGTTGCCCAGCACGGGTGGTACGGAGGTTCAGAGTTTTGAACTTCGCCCTGCAATCAATAGACTTGCGAAAATGTATGACAGGGAACTTGAGAATTTCGACATATTTGTATCCCAGCTTACGATGAAATCAAAAATAAAGATGAACAATGATGATGAATCCTAAGATATATTCACTTTCCACGGTTGGATTGCTGAAACACTATAACAATGATTATCTATTCCATGAGAAAAGGACTGATTTTATTGGGCCTAACGGTGTTGGAAAGTCAATTCTTGCCGACTTGTTGCAGTTATTGTTTATTTATGACAGGGAACTCATCAAGTTTGGTACTGAAGATATGAAGCAAACAAGGTTCATCCACACTCTTCCGCTGGGGGATGGCTGCGGCTACTGTTTTTTGAATGTACTTGTGGAGCCAGACCGTTTTATAACTATAGGCGTACAGATCAGTGATCAGGAGCGGAAACGTCTGGTACCATTTGTGATTAGTAATAGTGCAGAACTTAAATCGGAACGTTCTGAAATGCTATTGTATAAAGAACAGCTACTGCTTTCTCGGGATTTTGTAATTGATGGAATTATTCCAGAAATTGAGGATCTTGCCGAGTCGCTTGCAGTCCAGCAAAATCTTAAACTTGTTTTTTTTAAAACTAAGGAGCAGGTTGAGGAATATTATCATTTTCTTAGTGAGAAGAAAATTTTACCGATAAATCTTGCAAGGGGGAACAACCTAAAGGTATTTGCTAAGGTAATACAGTCTTTCTCGAAGGCCAAGACTTTGAAACTTTCAGGAAGGGATGCATCAAAAAATTTGAAAGAATTTCTGTTGGAAGAAAGTGAGGATGATGTACATGCGGATTTCAATAAAAAGAAAAATGATCTAGAGAAAGTATTAAAAGATTATTCAAGATTAAATGAACATATAAAATTACTTAGTATCAAGCAAAATAGGTTAGAAGCGTTAAACGGGAAGTTTAATTCTTGGCAGAATCTTCTTATGGAGTTCAAAAGGGCTAAATTAAGCAACTGTAAGATTGAAATTGAAAGATATACCAATCTCGTGAACGAAAAATCGATACAGGCTACAAATCTATTGAATACCAAGCAAAAATTGTCTTTATTGATGGAAAAGATTCCCGATATGGAAAGACGTATTACATCAAGTCTTCAGGTTGCTCAACAAAATTATAAGAATATTTATAGGTATGTAAAGCTCGGTCAAGAGGCTATTGAATTATCTCAACAGCTGGATGCACTTCGAGCTATTGTTCTTCCTAGAGTAGATGCAAGTTGGAAAGGGGTAATAAAGAGAGTTGATGTTACTTTACGCAATGTTGAGGTTTTTGAAAATGCTGTCAACTATGCTAGACCATATTTAATGAATTACTCTACACTTGATAAATTGGATCAGGTAAGAGAGAAACAGCTACAGATGTTAGAAAGCTCTAAATCTATGCTGACTGTGCAAAAAGTACAACAAGAAAAATTGCTCGAACTACTTGCAAAAAATTCTAGTGAAAGCCTATTGTACTGGTTTATTCAAAATTTGCCTGATCTTAATGATGACCAAGTCCAGACATTGCTTTATTTTGCCACCTTGTCTACCAAAGAGCTTGTAGATCCAGTTAACGGAGATAGATTCATTGAGCCGGCGGATTTTGCAACAATCCAAACTGAAAAACGACCTGGCGGGATATGGGTGAAGTTGGATAAAATAGCGGAATTCATAGCTTATAACGGAGATGCAGAAATGCTTATGGACCGGAAAGGATTGGATGCTGGAGTTAAGAAGCTAAATGAGAAGGTAAATAGCGAGCTTCAACTTGTGAAGAGCAAGATTAGAGCTCTTAGTGATATCAGGGACGGTAAGGAGTATGAAAGATCACTTTTTGATTATTCTTATGCACCAGATATTTGTGATTCTTCACAAAAGGGAAAGCTAATGGAGGCTGTAGCTTACATTCTCCAACTGCCGGAAAAAATCGAAGGATTAGAGTCGGTGTATAGACAGAAGTCTGAACAACTTTTGGAGTTGCAACATAACTTCTCACTAAGAAATGACGCAAGGCCAGAAGATGTTGAAAAAATTTTGGAAGGGGTACAGGATATGTGGCTGAAGCGCTCAAAAAAAATTTCTAAATATGCTGGAATTAAAGAAGGTGAGATTCTATCACTTGAAAAGGAAATTCGAATATTGAATAATGATATTTCAGGCCAGAGAAACCATGTCCTTCAATTAGAAGGGGAATTTAAAATTCTGATGGCAGATTTTCAACGTAATTTTGAGAAGCAAGAACTAATATTTCTTGAACAGTCACAAGATCTGGAGATTTTGCAGAATAAGTGCTCAGAATCACTAAACGCCTATACTCGAATGTATGTGGAGATTGTTTCAGACTTTGCGGAAACTAAAGGAGGGAAAAACAGTGAAGTTGAATATGAACTTCAGCATAGTTCATTTTCATTCGCTGTATTGGAGCGAGTTCTACTTGGAAGCAAGCTCAAAACGAGAGATGACATTGTTCCGGCATTGCGGGAGGCTAATGATGAGCGTACCCGTATTGCAGATAACATTCGTTATAAGATGGCTGAGGTTTTCTCAAAAACTGCCAAAAACTATAAGCGTTATAAAGCTCAAATCGAAAAGATTGACGGTTTTTTTATGAACAGGAAGAAAATAAGTGGAAAGTATAATTTTATCGTGAGATTTGATCCTAGTGCAAGTATTAAGATTGAATATCTTGAGAAAATGGCCAATGAAATACGTTATGTGGCAATGAATGGTGAACTAGAGCTTTTTAATCAATCTATCGATGGTTTTCTTGAAGAGTTTTTTCGAAAAATGGCAGGTCTAAAAGATCGCGTGTCAATCTCCGAGTTGCTTGATGCCAAGACATACTTTTCGATTAGTACAAGTTTAAAGGATGATTTGGGAGAGGATATATCCGGTAGTACGGGCGAAAGTTATTCCGCTATTGCATTACTCGCTGTAGCTAGACTTTCAAGTCAAAAGGTGGATCAAGCAGGACTTCGTTTTATTATTCTGGAGGAATTGGGAAGTCTCGATAACACGAATTTTAATATTTTCCCGGATATAGCAGAGGAATTTCATTACCAAATTATTACGATGGCTCCGCATGCTTTTAATATCGGGCTGTCACAAGAATGGTATGCGCACCATCTAATTAAGGGAAAAGGGAATGACAAGATTAATCATTATCCTTCTTCTTCTTTTTTCAAAACCAAATCCGTGAGTTATGATCTTGCAGCCTATATAAACCGATTAGAAGAATGAATTGGATCGAACTAAAAGCACTCAATACATTATATAAAAATAAGGAGGTTAAGTTGAACCAGACACTGGCCTCTAGTCAAGAAATTAGTTATCTGATCAACTCTCGTCGCAAAATTGAACTGGGACATAGAATGTTATTCGTGTTGCCCGGCTATGAGGAAATGTACCAAAGAGACTATCTCAATAACTATGTTATTTATGAGACATTTTTGGAATCCAATGGGTTGCTATCACCATATTTGCGTTTTGAGGAATCAGATATAATTATTTTGATGGGAATACAGTGCGATGTTGAGAACGGAAACCTAGAACCACTGCGACAGCAGATTCTAAAGAGTGAGGTTACTGTAAGGATGGTATCACTGATGTTTTTTAGAAACGAAAAATATCTATTAGGTAAGTATTCTCTAATCAATAGCATTAAGTCTTTGCTTGGTATTAAGGAGCTCGCTGATGATAAAGATCAACAATATAAATTTGTGCTGGAGTGCAAAGATCCGAGGTGCATTGTATTATGCGAGAATATTGACTTTTTGAAGCGCCCAACCATCGCCAGAGCAAACCACATCGAGCTATGGTATGCCGGCGGAAAAAATATTGCAAAACTTGCTTTTGCAGATGTCCAAGGTAGAGGATTGCCAATCTTCTACTCCTGTGATTGGGATTATGACGGTTTGTGTGTGATTTATAAAAACGTACTGAATATTATCCCCGATATAAAGCTTTTGACACCCAATGGTAATCCCCGAGGGATATTGCAAACAAAGCATGACAGTAAATGGAATGGAATGCCGAAAGATATTGAGGAACTGTTGAGTCCGTTGCAGTTGGGCATACTCAGTGACTTGGTTCGTCGGGATGAGTGGATTATTGAGGAGTCAAACAATTTGCTCGCAATGTTAAGTTTAGATAGTTAAGATTTTGTAATTTATATTCTGCTATTTAAATATTATAATGATACTATTCAATTATTTAAAATTTATTGCAATTCTTTCTGCAAAAACATATATAATTTTAAGCTGTGCCTTTTATTTTTACAAAAATATTGATTGAACGTTTTTGCATTATCAATTTATGTGTTAAATAAAAAGTTATGCTTTTTTTAAGCATCATACCTATGAAAAATGAGTTAATTTACTGCATTTTGATTGCTCATGTATTTTTCTTAATATTATCATTACTAATTACCTGAAAACTTAGCCATGAAAATTAATTGTTTTAGGATACAGAATTTCCGTCGTCTTAAAAATGTTTTTGTTGATGTTGAATCTGACATCTCAATTCTTGTTGGATCTAATAACAGCGGAAAAACTTCTGCTACTCACGCCTTGGATATGTTCGTAAATAATCATAAAGATGAGTTTACCATATACGATTTCAATTCTAGTTGTTGGTCAAAAATCAATTGTATTGGAGACGATCCAAGTAAAAGTATAGCTGATAATGTGGAGTTACCAAATATAAGTTTGGACTTATGGTTTACCATTAGAGAAAACGATCTGCACAGGGTACTTGATCTTTTGCCTGAATTAACATGGGAAGGCTCAATCATTGGTCTTAGAATTGTTTTTCAACCAAAAAACAGCAGAGAAACCCTACTCAAATTTAGAGAAGCGCAAGAAAAAGTTGATAAATATGTACCTAAAGAAAAAGATAAAAAGTATAAACCATGGCCAAAAAATTTAATTGATTTTCTTGGTCGCTTTTTAAGCCAGGAATATGAGTTTAGATATTACTCACTTGATCATTCCAAATTCGATGAAGAATTTAATCAAAGTGAGGATTATATACCTCTTTTAATACAGAAAGAGAGAAGTAAATCGCTTGTTAAGTCGCTTCTTAGAGTAGATACTTTGCATGCGCAAAGATACCTTTCGGATAAAGCATCAAACGCACGTGCTGAAGATCTGTCTAAATGTCTAAGCAGATTTTACAAAAGAAATTTAGAAAAAAGAGAAGATGATCATGAAGCATTGAGTGCTTTATTTGATTCAGAAATTCAACTTAATGAACATTTAAAAAGTGTATTCTCTGACATGCTTGATAGGTTAGGGGAACTGGGCTATCCTGGGGTTTCAAATCCTCATCTCGTTATTAAATCTGCTTTAAATCCAGCAAGTATTATGAGCCAAGACACAAAAGTTCATTATTCAATGGACGGAACTTCTGACGGTCTTACATTGCCCGATAATTATAATGGGTTGGGATTTAAAAACCTTATTTATATGGTGGTTGAGCTTTTAGATCTGCAGGCGCAGTGGATTGATGAAAAGGAAGATAGAGCATTATTACAACTGATAATTATTGAAGAGCCAGAAGCTCACTTACACGCTCAATTACAACAAGTATTTATAAGACAGATACTAAATATTTTAAAGATTAAAGGTGAGGACGCATATTACTATGGTATTCAATTAGCCGTTACTACCCATTCGCCGCACATTTTATATGAAAGTGGCTTCCGGCCAGTTAGATATTTTAGAAGAGAAGGTGCGGGTGGATCCGATCAGCACTCAGTAGCTTTAAATCTTTCAGGATTTTATAAAGATGAACCTGAGCGAGACTTTTTTGAGAGATATATGAAACTTACACATTGTGATCTTTTTTTTGCCGATGCAGTAATACTAGTTGAGGGAAATGTTGAAAGGATTTTGTTACCTGCGATGATTGAAAAATGTGCAGAATCTTTAAGTAAAGCTTATTTAAGTATTTTAGAAGTTGGTGGAGCCTATGCATATAGATTTAAGAATTTAGTTGAGTTTCTTGGAATTCCAACCCTAGTGATTACAGATCTTGATAGTGTAAAGCAAAAAATAACCGAAGTGGATGAAGTTTTAGATGACGAAGAAGATGATATTGAAATTGAAGTTAATGAACAGCCAGAGAATGAAGGCGATGAGCCAATTGCTAAAAAATATCGTTTTGGAAAAAAGTGTTTACCAGAATTTGAAAGTGCAATTACTTCTAATTTAACGCTGATAAAATGGATTCCTAAAAAAACTTTAATTTCTGAGCTATTATTATGTGATGATGAGAACTTAATACAACAACCAACAGACCATACACCAGCAACTGTACGGGTCACATATCAAAGAAAGGTCGAAATTAATTGGGATAATAACAAATATGTTGCTGTTGGAAGGACTTTGGAAGAAGCTTTCGGACTTGAAAATGCAGATTTCTGTCAATCTGAATCTGGCAAACATATTGGCTTAAAACTTCGAACCAAGCCAACGAACTTAAGTGAATTTACAGAAAAAATACATAATCGAGTTAAATCCGATAAATTCAACAAAACAAATTTTGCTCTCGGTGTATTGTCTTCGAAAACAGATGATTGGATTGTTCCGAAATATATTGAAACGGGACTTAAATGGTTGGAAAAGAATGTTAAAATAAATGTATCGGCTGCCATTCTTGAAGTTGCAGATGAAGAACCACTTCATACAGAGGTCAGTGCAGAAGCAAAAAAAATATCCAATGACTAAAAGAATAAATTCGCCTGATACTGAGGCAGATCTTCAATTGAGAACTTGTTTAGATAAGTTTCCTCGAACGAGTTTTAATATGATTGCTGGTGCCGGATCAGGTAAAACAACTTCGCTTGTTAAAGCCTTAAGCCATATTGTTGATTCAAAAGGTGACGCTTTACGAAGAAGAGGGCAGAAGGTTGCTTGCATTACTTATACGGAAATTGCGGCTAAAGAAATATGGAATGATGTCGAAAATAACTCATTAATTCATGTCTCTACAATACATAGTTTTCTATGGACAGTGATAAGATCTTTCCAAAAAGATATCAAGAAATGGGTTATTCAGCGCATAGCGGAAAAGCAATTTGAAATCCAAGCAAAAATTGATAATCCGCGAACAAGGACACCACTTGAAATACTAAATAAGCAATTGGAGAAATTAGATGTTCATGTTTCTAAGATTGAAAGTATACCATATTTTACATATGGCACGGGCAGTAATTATAGTAAAGGTATTCTTGGGCATGATGACGTTATTAAACTTTCTACATCAATGATAGAAGATTACACAATGTTAGGAGCTATAATAAGCCAAAAATATCCGTATATATTTGTAGATGAAAGCCAAGATACTTTTCCAATTATTGTCTCTTCATTAAAAAAAATTGATCAACTTCACAGCGAAGTCTTTTGTTTAGGTTTTTTTGGGGATCCAATGCAGAAAATTTTCCCTACTGGTGTTGGTGAAATCCCCAGTGAAGAAAACTGGGAAACTATTACTAAACCAGAAAACTTTAGATGTTCACAACAGGTTTTGAAAACTATTAACGAAATCAGAAAACCGGCAGATGGTTTAGAGCAAATCAGAGGGCGC containing:
- a CDS encoding ATP-dependent nuclease translates to MKINCFRIQNFRRLKNVFVDVESDISILVGSNNSGKTSATHALDMFVNNHKDEFTIYDFNSSCWSKINCIGDDPSKSIADNVELPNISLDLWFTIRENDLHRVLDLLPELTWEGSIIGLRIVFQPKNSRETLLKFREAQEKVDKYVPKEKDKKYKPWPKNLIDFLGRFLSQEYEFRYYSLDHSKFDEEFNQSEDYIPLLIQKERSKSLVKSLLRVDTLHAQRYLSDKASNARAEDLSKCLSRFYKRNLEKREDDHEALSALFDSEIQLNEHLKSVFSDMLDRLGELGYPGVSNPHLVIKSALNPASIMSQDTKVHYSMDGTSDGLTLPDNYNGLGFKNLIYMVVELLDLQAQWIDEKEDRALLQLIIIEEPEAHLHAQLQQVFIRQILNILKIKGEDAYYYGIQLAVTTHSPHILYESGFRPVRYFRREGAGGSDQHSVALNLSGFYKDEPERDFFERYMKLTHCDLFFADAVILVEGNVERILLPAMIEKCAESLSKAYLSILEVGGAYAYRFKNLVEFLGIPTLVITDLDSVKQKITEVDEVLDDEEDDIEIEVNEQPENEGDEPIAKKYRFGKKCLPEFESAITSNLTLIKWIPKKTLISELLLCDDENLIQQPTDHTPATVRVTYQRKVEINWDNNKYVAVGRTLEEAFGLENADFCQSESGKHIGLKLRTKPTNLSEFTEKIHNRVKSDKFNKTNFALGVLSSKTDDWIVPKYIETGLKWLEKNVKINVSAAILEVADEEPLHTEVSAEAKKISND
- a CDS encoding condensin complex protein MksE, with translation MDNKDNDVISYAFLAKENIEKHFADINLKLLSGRHIDERDYLAFNLIEDNLEHWKTFYGRLYRLDLVSGNFDGQFCFYLNFFDDSKGLFLDYSRHRVISSTQTLIGLMLIDIYYKRFFDENKIVKWSDLRNIILEGELQHSYKKVLFGEVRESNSYDAREWGNVYRKFNKTIDLFDKIGWVEKLPSTGGTEVQSFELRPAINRLAKMYDRELENFDIFVSQLTMKSKIKMNNDDES
- a CDS encoding tail fiber domain-containing protein, whose protein sequence is MKKISFFIVTVAVTSTIQMKAQVGILTDSPQSTLDITAKNSTGPTTLIDGLLIPRVDRERAQNMTSAPVSTMIYVQSIDTGAQTGTALNIDAVGYYYFDGTVWAKLNPNINIYNSNGTLSGNRIVSQGGNTLTFNTNQVNGFSIAGNNFSVDGANNRLGFGTSTPLGKIDIVSDNAGGGSGNDIYFNGFGTSTAPGFFLGSARGTAAAPTNLISGDIIGGLYFNPRIGENFTFTNSSNITSTYLGDGTTNLTDLKISTSGTNRMTINELGNTGIGTTAPTALLDVNGNARVRTLPTGTPTDNVITTDANGNLRQVTGTTLGATNNWSKTGNAGTTPTANFIGTTDAQDFVTRSNNIERVRVTSTGNIGFGTAAPTALVDVNGGVRVRTLAAGAVADNIVTADANGNLRQVASGTFSANSNWTKLGNAATDPATNFIGTTDAQDFVTRTNNTEKMRVTSAGNVGIGTATPEGKLVVVSTPSTQAVIARTTALATNQFLQGTITDGAITNTWGIQNNSDAVFYGSSSASNLSLRTGTINRLFIEHATGNIGIANNAPTNTLDVNGGARVRTLPTGAAADNVITTDANGNLRQLSAATFGAANNWSKTGNAGTTPATNFIGTTDAQDFVTRSNNTERMRVTSAGNVGVGTSTPTAAFHVVTTAAGGMISERATAGTGTGSPAYLVLRRNKATTPTSNAAVVSGDGLGAISFVGNNGTGFITDIINGVPIVYSEATETFSATAAGSRLEFRTVPNGTLTNVTRMRIEQDGKVGIGAQATSGRLTVAGSGAGNTPMLSLTNTNVTGNPTLNIYPGYTSNGSAIVEGNQYAVVFDQDPGTSAGITQSLYDFHGQLRAVSTSSLSDRRIKENITDMNQYGLKDVLKMQPHNYILKKSKTKDIGFIAQELQTIIPELVSGEEKENSLLSVDYSKVCVILVNAIKEQQKTIDDLEKMVKSLQSDVTILKTKK